In the genome of Impatiens glandulifera chromosome 6, dImpGla2.1, whole genome shotgun sequence, the window TATTCTTtggaggaaaatgtcattccaacattgGGGATTTCACTACGAAAAAAGTGTAACAGTAAGAAATACATCACAAAACAATCATTTCGAGACCTAAAACCAGGACCTGAAACCATTATTTCGGGACCTGAAACCATCTCCCGAAATGATGGTTTCGAGACATTTCCCCTGAAATTCCATTTTTTGGACGTCGAATTGTCCCAAAATCTCATCGAATATGTACATTTTCTATAcaaaacatttacaccaacaATCGAGTACCTTTCAAGTTCAACAGGGGGATTTGTTCATGttcaatgcttcatctactgCATTGTTTAGGTTCGGTGCTTTAATGCTGGTTTTCTGCTGGTTTTCTGAAAGATAAAACAGTTCGTTATCATACAAAAACGAACTGAACAATATTGTTAATTAACTAGATTTGTAAATAACTATATCATGCGCTAGAGTTTGGTTGGGAGAAGATTTTCGCCGAAGaagtttgagagagaaaaataaatgaagcgttttgggttttatttggatttataCCGAATTTATTTCTATCTCCTACTTACGTGGccggccacgtaggattcgtgacTTTATTTTCGCTTATTATTAGTTGATTTTATCCTTTCTCGCACCTCTAATTCCATTACAACAAAATATGAATTAGATTCAATTTCTTCCTTATCTATATCCAGATTCTATGTAAAATAAGGATTTACTAAATGCAAATCCAATTATTTTATGccttattatttgtataatcagttaaagaacaataaaaacaatttgtatataaagataactataaattaaatattatttaagagattaaatattttaagttcatTCACAATAAAAATGCATTGATTTATGTAGAAATCACTACAGAGGATTATGTTAagttttttaactaaataaattttaatcacAGAATAAACTAATATAAGGTGTTTGTGATTCATTACAACTAGATGAGAAgacatatatttataacaagatggactagaaaaataaaataagaagacacaaaactttttattttcattaatcaataataaaattatgataaacacaaaataaatgttCAATATCAAGTCAAaagcaaaaaaattaaatatgagtaTTTCATTGTCATCAGCAAGTATACTCAACCTCTTATTGGTTCACATTAAATTTCTCATCGGCTAATATTAAACTTGggtctttcaaaaaaaaattggatattTTTTTACCATTGAGTGACTAAAATAGTCCCTTTTGATccatttttgtcaaatttaaacTAATCTATTCAAGTTTCTTTAATTAGACcaatatccattttttttccatttgttCTAACAAATCTTATAGTCACAATCTTTGTTTGTTTCAAAGTCTAGACAATTAAAACTAGTCAATCATTGAgataaatttatctttaacgTTTCACCCATACTAATTCCAGTAAATtttttgcatatatatatatttatataagtctaaaatatttgaaaaaccaTACCAATTATTCTAATAAGTAAagtcattattaatatttcaaaaaagcTAATatggttttaataaaaataagaagtCATTACTTTTGTTCATGAGTATTCAATCTTGAGTAGATATTAATAGTTAAAAGAGTTGATTGAAGAATTTACTTTtgagataatttttaaaacattatattaaatgtttattaacctatttcaaatattaaacaacttAATCCATAGTTTTAAACGAGAAAAAAAGTGAACAGAGTGGTAGTTTATGAGTAAATATTTTcttctaaatatattaaacttatttatagataatttttttttgaaagaatagaaatttatttcaaatgtaaaaattaattttttgtttgtgtatttgattctaaaaaaaataaaaataaaaaaaaatatttacaaatagcTTTGGATGCCTATTTCAATGGTGTAATAAAAGCAAGTAAATGGCAATGACTCATGGAGAAGTACTTGACAGTGAGGCTCAGATCTCTCTGCTTACCCAATTCAATGGATTTTTCAGTTACTGGGTTTCTGGTTTTAACcctttcttccttcttcaaaattcacttttctctctctttctctctcacccTCTTTCTGTACGTTCGCGTGGAGCCGGCGATATTCGCTTGACAACTGGTCGCGACCTTCAGCTCTTTCGTTACCATCTATGTCGGCGAGTTTTTCATCTCTTCCCGTTTCTTCAGGTTGTCAAATTGCTCTCTTTTGTATTCTTTAAACCTAATGTTGTTCATTGGCCGCGTTTCGGGAGCTAGAATGTTTTGTTTATGATGGACTGAAGGAGTTCTTGTTTCTTTGTGGGAGTCGTTGAGCTGCTTGCTGTGCTGATGGTTGGATCCAAGGATTTATCTTGAAACAATCGAGGCTGAGAGAATCTGAATTGCAGGGATTTAGCAAATCCCAGTGTTGTTTTTGCGGTAAAGTTTGATCTTTATGGTGTACTATGGCTGTTGAGTTCGATTTTTTCTCTGCTTGTTAGTAATTGAATCATGGATTCTTTGTTTTGCTTTTGACAATCAGAAACTTGGTTTTTTGCACGATTTGACTCTTGATCTATGGAAGCTCAATTTGGAGAAAACTCTCGTCATTTGTTTGGTCAAGTGTTGCCTGAGTTTAAAGCTCTTGGGAAGAAAAGCCTGGAATGGGATTTAAATGATTGGAAATGGGATGGAGACATTTTCTCTGCTACACCAGTTAATCCATTGGGGTCTAACAGTTCATCGTCATCTGACGATGTTATTTTATTAGGAGATGTGAGAAGAACGAGGGAATTGGAGAAGAGAAGAAGGGATGTGATCgttatagaggaagaagaagaagtaaacCATGAATCCGGGTCCCTTAATTTAAACCTTGGAGTACAAGCATACCCCATAATACATCCTGTGACTGAAACACTTGAGGGAAAGAGCGGTAAGAAGAGCAAGATATTTCCCGGAATTCCAAATCCAAATCGTGCTGTTTGTCAAGTGGAGGATTGTAGAGCTGATTTAAGCAAAGCCAAGGACTATCATCGAAGGCATAAGGTTTGTGAAATTCATTCCAAGGCCGGTAGTGCTTTGGTGGGTAATGTCTTGCAAAGGTTCTGTCAGCAGTGCAGCAGGTCAAGTCAATTTGTTGCTAATTTTGTTCTTGTGTTTGTTAATCAATGCAAAAGCTACAATCATTTTATCTCTTGACAGGTTTCATGTCCTTCAAGAGTTCGATGAAGGGAAGAGAAGTTGTCGTAGGCGTTTGGCTGGTCATAATAAGAGGAGGAGAAAGACACATCCAGAAAATGTTGTTAATAATGCAGGCACCTTGAATGATGAGCAATGCAGTAGTTATTTGCTTATTAGTCTTCTGAGGATACTATCCAATATGCACCGTGAGTGTTTATTCCTTTTCGTCACTTTCTTAGTTTACCTCCAGTCAAAGTTCACTTGAAAAAACTGATCTATTCTCTACTAATCTACAAATTCCTATGTAATGTTATGAAGAATAAAGTTAGGGTATTTTCGTATATTGATTGATAGATTGAATGATTTGATGGAAGAAGTGATTGATGAGGGGATGTTGTCCAAATAaatcacatcaaacaagccccaaGTTAAGCTTATATGTGTCTGAATAATCTCAATGATTTTTTCAGTGAATACTTGGAGCTTACCTGTTgtagtttttgtttttgaaataaacCACATTTTTgcaaaaaatattgtttgatgaaatagtagattatttgggttaatgattaaaatatcttatgtattttaatatttaaaatgttatacaaaataaaataaaggtaaTTTGGTATTCTGGTTAATGATTAAGTGATTAATTGACGAAGTGATTGATAATGGGATACAGGGTTATTTGGAATAAATCCAAGTAACCTTCATCAAACTAGGCCTTGAATATTCTCTATCATTTTCTGAGAAGCACATGAAGTTTGGCATAGATCCAAATTGGATTTTTGTGCTACCACAAATTTCAAATATGGTTTACTGTATCATTGTACAAAGAGAAAATATGAAGATGAGCACATGCCACATTAAGCAAGATCACTACATTGTATCTGTTCCTAGAACATTGGTATACCATGGTTTCCatcttgattttaattaaaaagagttACTCTTTCTAATGTACTGCAGCTAATAACTCAGAGGGAATGAAAGACCAGgatcttctttctcattttcTAAGAAATCTTTCAAGTCTCTCTAGCACAATTAATGGGAGGGACATAGCTGGTTTGCTTTCTAGTTCTCAAAGTCTTCAACAAGTCGGAACATCTGGAAATCAACATAAGGTGCTTGATTTTACTTCTTTTACTTTATAAGCACACTTGTAACTTAAGATTTAGATGAAAGACCCACCAGGGGTAGCTCAAGTGGTAATAGTCTTGAACTAACCAGCTGAGGTTTGAGGTTTAATTCCCACTAAAAGCACCTAGATTGAAGTGTGTGGGTGGGGGTTGATATCCACTTGAAAGAACTAAGATTGTCTGGTATACAGGAACTTCTGCCTGGTGGAAATTGTGGAACTAGAGATGTATCAACATCTCGAGGCATAGAGAAGTTGGATGAACCTCTCACATTACCAACTCCATATCATACAAATGATGGCATTCCACCCAAATTGAGGATATCAGATGCTAGTGGTGGTCAAACGGGGTTGAATAACTTTGACTTGAATAGTGCTTATGATGATTCTGATTGCTGTGAAGAAAACATGGAGACTTCTTTGGCTCCAGTTAGTACTGCAACAGGATTCCTTGGCCCATGGCAACACCATGAGAGTCTCAAGTCGAGCCCACCTCAGACGAGTAGAAATTCTGATTCAACATTGAGCCAATCACCTTCTAGTTCTAGTGGGGAGGCACAGGTATaccattttaaacattaaatacaaaagatattttagtcatttaactcaAATAAGATCGAATAATTCACTTTTTTCATTCAGCAAGTTATTTGTTTTCCAAAAACATATTGTTTTGTAAAACCTACATCAAACTAGGTCTTAATGACACAGTAATACATTTGTTAACGTTGCAGCCTTTTACCTTCACACAAGTTAGCATTACAAAAATAACACCCTGCAGTCAATTCTTATtctatttctttttctaaatGATGCCAGAGCCGAACAGATCGAATTGTGTTTAAACTTTTTGGAAAAGATCCAAGCAATTTACCTCCTGTATTGAGAAAACAGGTATCCTGGTTTTTTGAAGTTGTATTAGCTTAGTCTAATTTACATATCTGCAACTTAGTCATTGTTTATATGTTGGATCCAGATCCTTGATTGGTTGCCAAACAGTCCTACTGACATTGAGAGCTATATAAGACCTGGGTGTATCATCTTAACTATATATCTTCGGTTGAGTAAATCTACTTGGGAAGAGGTAAGTTTGTATCCTGTGTATAATAATCCTATAACTTTGAGGTCCTCTTTTAATCCAGAAGTTGCAATCCATGTGCAGCTCTCCTCCGATCTGGGCTCCAGTTTGCTTAAACTACTTAATGTTTCCAACAATTCATTCTGGAATTCTGGCTGGGTGTATACAATGGTGCAGCATCATGTGGCATTTATGTACAATGGTTTGTCTCTTACACATAACTTTTTAAATCTTCATCCGGCTATCAGTTAATTGGGAAAATCAATTATCGTGAGGATGTTATGCCAGATGTGTCCCGGAACTTGTTTGATGCAGGATTTTCCTAAAATAAACTATTGTTTTAGGGAAAAAATACATATATGCTAAATAATGTGgaaatacaaaatgaaaaataagcTTTCCATGTTCTGGGGTAGTAAAATAATAATCCTTTAAATGTGGTACAGGGAAtgtggttttagacacacctCTACCTTGTAGAAGCCATAGCAGAATCTTGAGTGTTAAGCCAATCGCCGTCACTCTTTCAGAGAGAGCTCAATTCTTTATCAAAGGTTTAAACTTGTCTCATTCCACTTTGAGGTACTGCTCTTTTATGGACCATTGTTGATACAACTTTCCTCATTTGTGCTACACTCAAACTTTCTTCTCATTGTTGGTGACTACTTTTTGATCCAGGATACTTTGTGCTCTCGAAGGGAAATATCTGGTGGAAGAAAATTGTTCTGATGTGTTGGAGGAAGACGATGGGTTCAATAGTGGTAATGAAGTCCAAATCATTAGCTTTTCTTGTTCTATGCCAAATATGGTTGGGAGAGGATTCATTGAGGTAAAGTCACCCATCTTCATGAATTCATCTTATCAACTCGCATAATGGATAGTACCCTCTTaagactaattaataaataattactgCATTGCTCATCATTCATGGtgccccatttggaaacacttatcaTTTTTTGTTTCTGTAACCGGATCCAGATCCAcataagaaacaacaaacaCAATTTTGAATATGTGTCTTAACTTAGGCCTTGTTTAACCAAGTTGtaatttccaaataatcttgtttgatgtaggttattgaaaatcaaGTTATCTGTGTAAAAATGCATTAGAGGTATGAAtatgtaatgaaataataattaaaagaaatagatggcctcttttaatattttgattgatgatttgaatgatgtgatctAGTAGATTGTTGATTGGATAATGTGTTATTAGAAACGAATCTTGAATAATCCACAATAAAGAAGACCTaa includes:
- the LOC124944072 gene encoding squamosa promoter-binding-like protein 1; the encoded protein is MEAQFGENSRHLFGQVLPEFKALGKKSLEWDLNDWKWDGDIFSATPVNPLGSNSSSSSDDVILLGDVRRTRELEKRRRDVIVIEEEEEVNHESGSLNLNLGVQAYPIIHPVTETLEGKSGKKSKIFPGIPNPNRAVCQVEDCRADLSKAKDYHRRHKVCEIHSKAGSALVGNVLQRFCQQCSRFHVLQEFDEGKRSCRRRLAGHNKRRRKTHPENVVNNAGTLNDEQCSSYLLISLLRILSNMHPNNSEGMKDQDLLSHFLRNLSSLSSTINGRDIAGLLSSSQSLQQVGTSGNQHKELLPGGNCGTRDVSTSRGIEKLDEPLTLPTPYHTNDGIPPKLRISDASGGQTGLNNFDLNSAYDDSDCCEENMETSLAPVSTATGFLGPWQHHESLKSSPPQTSRNSDSTLSQSPSSSSGEAQSRTDRIVFKLFGKDPSNLPPVLRKQILDWLPNSPTDIESYIRPGCIILTIYLRLSKSTWEELSSDLGSSLLKLLNVSNNSFWNSGWVYTMVQHHVAFMYNGNVVLDTPLPCRSHSRILSVKPIAVTLSERAQFFIKGLNLSHSTLRILCALEGKYLVEENCSDVLEEDDGFNSGNEVQIISFSCSMPNMVGRGFIEVEDHGLSNSFFPFIVAEQDICSEICMLEKEMELIGTSDDIQQDRAETKNQAVDFIHEIGWLLHRSNLRHRMGTNFDQNQDLFPFKRFRWIMEFSIDHGWCAVVNKLLEIIFNGCVDSGDHSSIELAVSAMTILHRAVIQNCRAMVELLLRYKQEVDGIRKFLFRPDTIGPGGLTPLHVAASRSGSESVLDALTDDPGSVGIEAWKGVRDNTGLTPNEYASLRGYYSYIHLIQKKSNKTMKTASGYHHVALDIPYIPAKIVASFDIEKKSRKEEKQMTGQKLNCGRCEQKLMTYGRKGSSLSLYRPAMLSMVAVAAVCVCVALFFKSCPEVLYVFKPFRWEQLKYGSI